In a genomic window of Myotis daubentonii chromosome 18, mMyoDau2.1, whole genome shotgun sequence:
- the LOC132220853 gene encoding histone H2B type 1-C/E/F/G/I, translated as MPEPAKSAPAPKKGSKKAVTKAQKKDGKKRKRSRKESYSVYVYKVLKQVHPDTGISSKAMGIMNSFVNDIFERIAGEASRLAHYNKRSTITSREIQTAVRLLLPGELAKHAVSEGTKAVTKYTSSK; from the coding sequence ATGCCGGAGCCCGCCAAGTCCGCGCCCGCCCCGAAGAAGGGCTCCAAGAAGGCGGTGACCAAGGCGCAGAAGAAAGACGGCAAGAAGCGCAAGCGCAGCCGCAAGGAGAGCTACTCGGTGTACGTGTACAAGGTGCTCAAGCAGGTGCACCCCGACACCGGCATCTCGTCCAAGGCCATGGGCATCATGAACTCGTTCGTCAACGACATCTTCGAGCGCATCGCGGGCGAGGCGTCGCGCCTGGCGCATTACAACAAGCGCTCGACCATCACGTCGCGCGAGATCCAGACGGCCGTGCGCCTGCTGCTGCCCGGCGAGCTGGCCAAGCACGCCGTGTCCGAGGGCACCAAGGCCGTCACCAAGTACACCAGCTCCAAGTAG